A single region of the Phyllostomus discolor isolate MPI-MPIP mPhyDis1 chromosome 14, mPhyDis1.pri.v3, whole genome shotgun sequence genome encodes:
- the TDRKH gene encoding LOW QUALITY PROTEIN: tudor and KH domain-containing protein (The sequence of the model RefSeq protein was modified relative to this genomic sequence to represent the inferred CDS: inserted 3 bases in 3 codons; deleted 1 base in 1 codon; substituted 4 bases at 4 genomic stop codons), whose product MSTERTSWTNLSTIQKIALGLGIPAGATVAYILYRRYRESREERLTFVGEDDIEIEMRVPQEAVKLIIGRQGANIKQLRKQTGARIDVDTEDVGDERVLLISGFPVQVCKAKAAIHQILTENAPVSEQLSVPQRSVGRIIGRGGETIRSICKASGAKITCDKESEGTLLLSRLIKISGTQKEVAAAKHLILEKVSEDEELRKRITHSAETRVPRKQPISVRREEVRESGAAGEPALWKNSGTSKEQASPLAVPPCKGGGDMVAIGPEESSWEKPNGDSFQKSGAQSSPEMSMFEIPSPDFSFHADEFLXVYXSASEHPNHFWIQIIGSRSLQLDKLVNEMTQHYENSLPEDLTVHVGDIVAAPLSTNGSWYRAQVLGTLENGNLDLYFVDFGDNGDCPLRDLRALRSDFLSLPFQAIECSLARIAPSGEQWEEEALDEFDRLTHCADWKPLVAKISSYVQTGTSTWPKIYLYDTSNGKKLDIGLXLVRQGYAVEXPDEMEETRTVPDVLHDAVNTETDVSLSSMVNETKKSSGEIAKXPSPCLSLSGICAWREEPIEXRDLCSSSFITQYGLLWTKCIFXLPWDDQKEYEAEGDTPPHTQPSFQCFEYCCIMSRLLNIWLVSLKPVRMHTSARLSFLRLGSSQGLVVRSDDSAHFWTHLLR is encoded by the exons ATGTCCACTGAACGGACTTCTTGGACAAATTTGTCCACTATTCAGAAAATAGCACTGGGCCTCGGGATCCCAGCAGGTGCAACAGTTGCCTATATCCTATACCGCAGATACAGGGAAAGCAGAG AAGAACGTCTGACATTTGTTGGGGAGGATGACATCGAGATAGAAATGCGAGTGCCCCAGGAGGCTGTAAAGCTCATCATTGGCCGTCAAGGAGCCAATATTAAACAG CTGCGGAAACAGACAGGTGCTCGGATTGATGTGGACACGGAGGATGTAGGCGATGAGCGGGTGCTGCTTATCAGTGGTTTTCCTGTTCAGGTGTGCAAAGCCAAAGCAGCAATCCATCAGATCCTGACAGAGAATGCTCCAGTGTCTGAGCAGCTCTCAGTTCCCCAGAGATCTGTGGGCAGAATCATAG GGAGAGGTGGCGAGACGATTCGTTCTATCTGCAAGGCCTCTGGAGCCAAAATTACCTGTGACAAAGAATCAGAGGGGACATTACTACTATCAAGACTTATTAAAATCTCAGGAACACAGAAGGAAGTGGCAGCAGCCAAG CATTTGATACTAGAGAAAGTTTCAGAAGATGAAGAACTTCGGAAGAGAATTACTCATTCTGCAGAAACCAGAGTCCCACGCAAGCAGCCAATCAGTGTAagaagagaggaagtgagagagtcAGGTGCAGCTGGAGAGCCAGCTCTATGGAAAAACTCTGGTACTAGCAAGGAGCAGGCTTCACCACTGGCAGTTCCTCCCTGCAAAGGAGGTGGTGACATGGTTGCCATAGGGCCAGAAGAAAGTTCCTGGGAGAAACCTAATGGTGACAGCTTTCAGAAGTCTGGAGCCCAGAGCAGTCCAGAGATGTCCATGTTTGAAA TTCCCAGTCCTGACTTCAGTTTCCATGCTGATGAGTTCCTGTAAGTCT GCTCTGCTTCTGAACATCCTAACCACTTCTGGATTCAA ATCATTGGTTCTCGAAGCCTGCAATTGGATAAGCTTGTCAATGAGATGACCCAGCACTATGAGAATAGTCTG CCTGAAGACTTGACTGTGCATGTAGGAGACATTGTAGCAGCACCTTTATCTACAAATGGTTCCTGGTATCGAGCCCAGGTCCTTGGCACTTTGGAGAATGGGAACCTAGACCTCTACTTTGTTGACTTTGGAGATAATGGAGATTGCCCACTGAGGGACCTCAGGGCACTCAG GAGTGACTTCCTAAGTCTTCCATTTCAAGCAATAGAGTGTAGTCTGGCACGGATCGCCCCCTCAG GTGAACAATGGGAAGAGGAAGCTTTGGATGAGTTCGACAGGCTTACTCACTGTGCTGACTGGAAGCCTCTGGTGGCCAAGATCTCTAGCTACGTCCAGACTGGTACCTCAACTTGGCCCAAGATCTACTTATATGATACTAGCAATGGGAAG aAACTTGATATTGGATTATAATTAGTTCGTCAAGGTTATGCAGTTG CTCCTGACGAAATGGAAGAAACCAGAACTGTCCCAGATGTGTTACATGATGCGGTGA acacagaaacagatgtttctctcagcAGCATGGTCAATGAAACCAAAAAGAGCTCTGGAGAGATAGCGAAATaaccctctccctgcctcagctTATCAG GGATTTGTGCCTGGAGAGAGGAGCCTATAGAATAAAGAGATCTATGCAGTTCTTCCTTTATTACACAATATGGTTTGCTGTGGACCAAATGCATTT TCCTTCCATGGGATGACCAGAAAGAGTATGAGGCAGAGGGAGATACTCCACCCCACACCCAACCTTCCTTCCAGTGTTTTGAATACTGCTGCATTATGTCCAGGCTGCTCAACATCTGGCTTGTTTCCCTCAAGCCAGTCCGAATGCACACTTCTGCTAGGCTGTCCTTTTTGAGGCTGGGAAGCAGCCAAGGTTTGGTCGTTAGAAGTGATGATTCTGCACACTTTTGGACTCACCTTCTCAGGTGA
- the MRPL9 gene encoding 39S ribosomal protein L9, mitochondrial isoform X2 has protein sequence MAAPMVVPGRALLRAAAERLVQGGIRVLLRLPLEGRTPGPERNFSLSHCRSTVIVERWWKVPLAGEGRKPRLHRRHRVYKLVEDTKHRPKENLELILTQSVEELGVRGDVVSVKKSVGRNRLLPQGLAVYASPENKKLFEEEKLQRQEGKLEKIQTKAGEALGVVVAPHALKLPEEPITRWGEYWCEVTVNGLDTVRVPMSVVNFERPKTKRYKHWLAQQAANRMASTSSQTM, from the exons ATGGCGGCTCCCATGGTGGTCCCGGGCCGGGCTCTGCTGCGGGCGGCCGCTGAGCGGCTGGTGCAAGGAGGAATCCGGGTGCTGCTGCGGCTGCCACTCGAAGGAAGGACCCCCGGCCCAGAACGCAACTTCAGCCTCTCTCACTGTCGG AGCACGGTCATCGTGGAGCGCTGGTGGAAGGTGCCGCTGGCCGGGGAGGGACGGAAACCGCGCTTGCACCGGCGACACCGCGTCTACAAGCTGGTGGAGGACACGAAACACCGGCCCAAAGAGAACCTAGAGCTCATCCTCACGCAGTCAGTAGAGG AGCTTGGAGTCCGGGGTGACGTGGTTTCGGTTAAGAAATCTGTGGGCCGTAATCGACTGCTTCCTCAAGGACTGGCGGTATATGCATCTCCTGAAAACAAGAAGTTATTTGAAGAAGAGAAGTTG caaagacaagaaggaaaattagaaaagatcCAGACTAAAGCAGGTGAGGCG CTGGGTGTTGTGGTAGCCCCACATGCATTAAAGTTACCAGAAGAGCCCATCACACGGTGGGGCGAGTATTGGTGTGAGGTGACG GTAAATGGCCTTGACACTGTAAGGGTACCCATGTCTGTGGTGAACTTTGAGAGGCCCAAGACCAAAAGATATAAGCACTGGTTAGCCCAGCAAGCTGCCAACAGAATGGCCTCCACCAGCTCCCAGACAATGTGA
- the MRPL9 gene encoding 39S ribosomal protein L9, mitochondrial isoform X1, whose protein sequence is MAAPMVVPGRALLRAAAERLVQGGIRVLLRLPLEGRTPGPERNFSLSHCRSTVIVERWWKVPLAGEGRKPRLHRRHRVYKLVEDTKHRPKENLELILTQSVEELGVRGDVVSVKKSVGRNRLLPQGLAVYASPENKKLFEEEKLQRQEGKLEKIQTKAGEATVKFLRSCHLEVGMKNNVKWELNPEIVARHFLKNLGVVVAPHALKLPEEPITRWGEYWCEVTVNGLDTVRVPMSVVNFERPKTKRYKHWLAQQAANRMASTSSQTM, encoded by the exons ATGGCGGCTCCCATGGTGGTCCCGGGCCGGGCTCTGCTGCGGGCGGCCGCTGAGCGGCTGGTGCAAGGAGGAATCCGGGTGCTGCTGCGGCTGCCACTCGAAGGAAGGACCCCCGGCCCAGAACGCAACTTCAGCCTCTCTCACTGTCGG AGCACGGTCATCGTGGAGCGCTGGTGGAAGGTGCCGCTGGCCGGGGAGGGACGGAAACCGCGCTTGCACCGGCGACACCGCGTCTACAAGCTGGTGGAGGACACGAAACACCGGCCCAAAGAGAACCTAGAGCTCATCCTCACGCAGTCAGTAGAGG AGCTTGGAGTCCGGGGTGACGTGGTTTCGGTTAAGAAATCTGTGGGCCGTAATCGACTGCTTCCTCAAGGACTGGCGGTATATGCATCTCCTGAAAACAAGAAGTTATTTGAAGAAGAGAAGTTG caaagacaagaaggaaaattagaaaagatcCAGACTAAAGCAGGTGAGGCG ACAGTGAAATTTCTGAGAAGCTGTCACCTGGAGGTGGGGATGAAGAACAATGTCAAGTGGGAGCTAAACCCTGAAATAGTTGCTCGCCACTTTCTCAAAAAT CTGGGTGTTGTGGTAGCCCCACATGCATTAAAGTTACCAGAAGAGCCCATCACACGGTGGGGCGAGTATTGGTGTGAGGTGACG GTAAATGGCCTTGACACTGTAAGGGTACCCATGTCTGTGGTGAACTTTGAGAGGCCCAAGACCAAAAGATATAAGCACTGGTTAGCCCAGCAAGCTGCCAACAGAATGGCCTCCACCAGCTCCCAGACAATGTGA
- the OAZ3 gene encoding LOW QUALITY PROTEIN: ornithine decarboxylase antizyme 3 (The sequence of the model RefSeq protein was modified relative to this genomic sequence to represent the inferred CDS: deleted 1 base in 1 codon), whose amino-acid sequence MRGKTRNYLYPIWSPYAYYLYCYKYRITLREKMMPCYKSITYKEREDLTLRPRSCLQCSESLVGPQMGRSTEQGDHDQLKELYSAGNLTVLATDLLPHQDPVQLDFHFRLTPQTSAHWHGLLCDHRLFLDIPYRALDQGNQESLTATLEYVEEKTNVDSVFVNFQNNRNDRGALLRAFSYMGFELVRPGHPALPPWNNAIFMVYPLERDLDHLPSEPP is encoded by the exons ATG AGGGGAAAAACACGGAACTACCTCTACCCAATCTGGTCACCATACGCCTATTATCTCTACTGTTACAAATACCGGATCACCCTCCGGGAGAAAATGATGCCTTGTTACAAAAG CATCACTTATAAGGAACGGGAGGACTTGACACTCCGGCCCCGTTCCTGTCTTCAGTGCTCC GAGTCCCTAGTAGGCCCCCAGATGGGCAGAAGCACCGAGCAGGGTGACCACGACCAGCTTAAAGAATTGTATTCG GCTGGGAACTTGACGGTGCTGGCTACTGACCTCTTACCCCACCAGGACCCTGTGCAGTTGGACTTCCATTTCCGCCTCACCCCCCAGACCTCTGCTCATTGGCACGGCCTTCTCTGTGACCATCGACTCTTCCTGGATATCCCATATCGGGCCTTGGATCAAGGCAACCAGGAAAG TTTGACTGCCACACTGGAGTACGTTGAGGAAAAGACCAATGTGGACTCCGTGTTTGTAAACTTCCAAAACAACCGGAATGACAGAG GTGCCCTACTACGGGCCTTCAGCTACATGGGCTTTGAGCTGGTCAGACCAGgtcaccctgctctccctccctggaACAATGCCATCTTTATGGTGTATCCCCTTGAAAGGGACTTGGACCACCTGCCCAGTGAACCTCCCTGA